Proteins from one Ipomoea triloba cultivar NCNSP0323 chromosome 1, ASM357664v1 genomic window:
- the LOC116020146 gene encoding putative F-box/LRR-repeat protein 23, whose amino-acid sequence MANPADRAVPWVDLPRELTVNILQRLSVEDIFQSAQVCTAWWRLWRDPSMWRCVDLMNVVDEPGKRRDWYKICREVLNRSEGQLISIKLGHFASNRLLFYIAQRAKQLKHLGIRSNHVYDRGFSEVVNEFPLLEELQLERCCISKKGIVAAGQSCPFLNSFSFIKLSFNGFLCKPSDEEAVAIAENMHGLKHLTLVGNEMTDKGVEAILDGCPRLQSLNLDHCNNVKLEGELGKRCSQQIKDLNHTQSHLGYFHDLFYDIYPS is encoded by the exons ATGGCAAATCCAGCCGATAGGGCGGTGCCGTGGGTGGATCTTCCGCGGGAATTAACGGTAAACATTCTGCAAAGGTTGAGTGTGGAGGATATTTTCCAGAGTGCACAGGTGTGTACTGCCTGGTGGAGGCTATGGCGAGACCCCTCCATGTGGCGCTGTGTTGACTTGATGAATGTAGTAGATGAGCCGGGTAAACGACGGGACTGGTATAAGATTTGCAGAGAAGTATTGAATCGCAGCGAGGGGCAACTTATTTCCATCAAACTAGGGCACTTTGCTTCTAATCGTCTGCTCTTCTACATTGCTCAGAG AGCAAAACAGCTGAAACATCTTGGTATTAGGTCCAACCATGTTTATGATAGAGGTTTTAGTGAAGTTGTTAATGAGTTTCCACTGTTGGAGGAGCTACAACTTGAACGCTGTTGCATTTCTAAGAAAGGCATTGTAGCTGCTGGACAGTCTTGCCCTTTCCTCAACTCATTTTCCTTTATCAAGTTAAGTTTTAATGGATTCCTATGCAAACCATCTGATGAGGAGGCTGTTGCCATTGCAGAAAACATGCATGGGTTGAAACACCTTACACTTGTTGGAAATGAAATGACAGATAAAGGCGTGGAGGCCATACTTGATGGTTGTCCTCGCCTTCAATCTCTCAACTTAGACCACTGTAATAATGTTAAGCTTGAAGGGGAGTTGGGGAAGAGATGCTCTCAACAGATTAAGGACCTCAACCACACTCAAAGTCATCTTGGCTATTTTCACGATCTTTTTTATGATATATATCCCAGTTGA
- the LOC116024841 gene encoding putative F-box protein At4g05475, whose amino-acid sequence MANPADRVAPWVDLPRDLTANILQRLNVEDIFQSAQVCSAWWRICQDPSMWRYVDMWDVVAEPGKRRDWHKICIEVVNRSEGQLISIKLGHFASHRLLLYIAIREQNS is encoded by the exons ATGGCAAATCCAGCGGATAGGGTGGCGCCGTGGGTGGATCTTCCGCGGGATTTAACGGCAAACATTCTGCAAAGGCTGAATGTAGAGGATATTTTCCAGAGCGCACAGGTGTGTAGTGCCTGGTGGAGGATATGTCAAGACCCCTCCATGTGGCGCTATGTGGACATGTGGGATGTAGTAGCTGAGCCGGGTAAACGACGGGACTGGCATAAGATTTGCATAGAAGTAGTGAATCGCAGCGAGGGGCAACTTATTTCCATCAAACTAGGCCACTTTGCTTCTCATCGTCTGCTCCTCTACATTGCGATCAGAG AGCAAAACAGCTGA
- the LOC116029077 gene encoding F-box protein SKIP19-like, with product MANPAGRAAPWVDLPRELTANILQRLRVVDIFQSAQVCTAWWRICQDPSMWRYVDLWDILGEEGKGRDWHKICRDVVNRSEGQLISIKLGYFATDDMLFYIAQRAKQLRHLRISSSKVSDEGFSKTVKEFPVLEELQLEFSAVSKQGIEAAGQSCPFLNSFSFTKKLSKFLYVPSDEEAVAIAENMHGLKRLTLNLNQLTDKGVEAILDACPGLQSLNVDRCGFVRLAGELGKRFSQQINNKDKNHIHNLDAYMINLLLSFL from the exons ATGGCAAATCCAGCGGGTAGGGCGGCGCCGTGGGTGGATCTTCCTCGGGAGTTAACGGCAAACATTCTGCAAAGGCTGAGGGTGGTGGATATTTTCCAGAGCGCACAGGTGTGCACTGCCTGGTGGAGGATATGTCAAGACCCCTCCATGTGGCGCTATGTGGACTTGTGGGATATATTAGGTGAGGAGGGTAAAGGACGGGACTGGCATAAAATTTGCAGAGACGTAGTGAATCGCAGTGAGGGCCAACTTATTTCCATTAAGCTAGGCTACTTTGCTACTGATGATATGCTCTTCTACATTGCTCagag AGCAAAACAGCTGAGACATCTTCGTATTAGCTCCAGCAAAGTTTCTGATGAAGGTTTTAGTAAAACTGTTAAAGAGTTTCCAGTGTTGGAGGAGCTACAACTTGAATTCTCTGCCGTTTCTAAACAAGGAATTGAAGCTGCTGGACAGTCTTGCCCTTTCCTCAACTCATTTTCCTTTACGAAGAAGCTAAGTAAATTCCTGTACGTACCATCAGATGAGGAGGCTGTTGCCATTGCAGAAAACATGCATGGGTTGAAACGCCTTACACTTAATTTAAATCAATTGACAGATAAAGGCGTGGAGGCCATCCTTGATGCTTGTCCTGGCCTTCAATCTCTCAACGTAGACCGCTGTGGTTTTGTTAGGCTTGCAGGGGAGTTGGGGAAGAGATTCTCTCAACAGATTAATAATAAGGACAAGAACCACATTCACAATCTCGACGCTTATAtgattaatcttcttttgagtTTTTTGTGA